A stretch of the Bacillus licheniformis DSM 13 = ATCC 14580 genome encodes the following:
- a CDS encoding YqeB family protein, whose translation MNQETIIGLSKIEKTLYWIIPPVLGAVLGWFLPVIADWVLTIPIVPFKGPLEFITSLNSFWVSIIAAFIGIVAGLFFSQYIFTEILQVFISDQNVKLLFKEKEEVIEKKDISAIYLEKKDLVVLGHKGTELYREQLESKRALAESAFKHHGYKWADEDPFKNEYQRWVADHPDFPSHINTLLLARERALLDNKHEEAKILRKDLAKLGVVIQDEDKRQYVRMVS comes from the coding sequence TTGAATCAGGAAACGATTATTGGATTGTCTAAAATAGAGAAAACCTTATATTGGATCATTCCACCGGTTTTAGGAGCTGTTCTTGGATGGTTTTTGCCTGTTATAGCCGATTGGGTATTGACCATTCCAATCGTTCCTTTTAAAGGGCCTTTGGAATTTATCACATCACTAAACAGTTTCTGGGTTTCAATTATCGCTGCATTTATCGGAATCGTTGCCGGCCTATTTTTTTCACAATATATTTTCACTGAAATTCTTCAAGTGTTCATTTCTGATCAAAACGTGAAGCTGTTGTTTAAAGAGAAAGAAGAAGTGATTGAGAAAAAAGACATTTCTGCAATTTATCTTGAGAAGAAGGATCTTGTTGTTCTTGGTCATAAGGGCACTGAATTGTACCGTGAACAACTTGAATCAAAGAGAGCGCTAGCAGAAAGTGCTTTTAAACATCACGGCTATAAATGGGCAGACGAAGATCCCTTTAAGAATGAGTATCAACGCTGGGTTGCGGATCACCCCGATTTTCCCTCGCATATCAATACGCTACTTTTAGCCAGAGAACGAGCTTTACTGGATAATAAACATGAAGAGGCAAAAATTCTGCGCAAAGACCTGGCAAAGCTTGGAGTGGTTATTCAGGATGAAGATAAACGGCAATACGTAAGGATGGTATCGTAA